CGGGGCAAGCTGATCGTCGGCGTCGACCAGAACAGCTACCGCTGGGGCTATCGCAATCCCGCCAGCGGCGGCCTCGAGGGCTTCGACATCGACCTCGCCCGGGCCATCGCCCGGGACCTCCTCGGCAGGCCGGACGCCGTCATCTTCCGCGCCATACCGACCAACCAGCGCATACCCGCTCTGAACAACGGCACGGTGGACATCGTCGTCCGTACGATGACGATCAACTGCGCCAGGATCAAGCAGGTCGCGTTCTCCACCGCGTACTTCCAGACCGGCCAGCAGGTGCTCGCGCCCAAGGGCTCGTCCATCACCGGGTACAACACGTCGCTCGCGGGGAAGAGGATCTGCTCGGCGGAGGGCTCGACGGCGTACGAGGCCCTGGAGAAGAACTCTTTCGGAGCGACGTTCAAGGACGCGCACGACGGGCAGCCGCAGGACGAGGACCGGTTCACCGTGCCCAACCAGCTCGACTGCCTGGTCCGGCTCCAGATGGGCCTCGTCGACGCGGTCGTGACGGACGCCGCCCTCGCGGCCGGCCAGGCGGCGCAGGACCCTGCGGTCGAACTCAAGGGCGGCAAGCCCTTCACCACCGAGTTCTACGGCGTCGCCACCAAGCTCGGCAACAACGACCTGGTGCGCCGGGTCAACAAGGTGCTCGACGACTACCGCAAGGGCCCCTGGACGGAGGCGTACAACAAGTGGCTGGTCGCC
This portion of the Streptomyces sp. NBC_01750 genome encodes:
- a CDS encoding glutamate ABC transporter substrate-binding protein, with the protein product MTDTRTRFRGWGGVAGMAAACALTAAATLLPLSHGAADNAGAALAGQGVASTRPAKADDCETPEASLPSSAADGPNIDRIVQRGKLIVGVDQNSYRWGYRNPASGGLEGFDIDLARAIARDLLGRPDAVIFRAIPTNQRIPALNNGTVDIVVRTMTINCARIKQVAFSTAYFQTGQQVLAPKGSSITGYNTSLAGKRICSAEGSTAYEALEKNSFGATFKDAHDGQPQDEDRFTVPNQLDCLVRLQMGLVDAVVTDAALAAGQAAQDPAVELKGGKPFTTEFYGVATKLGNNDLVRRVNKVLDDYRKGPWTEAYNKWLVADLPGITGPPAPKYRTG